One Suncus etruscus isolate mSunEtr1 chromosome 13, mSunEtr1.pri.cur, whole genome shotgun sequence genomic region harbors:
- the NEPRO gene encoding nucleolus and neural progenitor protein, which produces MKILGACKLLLRLLDCCCKTFLLTVKHLGLQEFIILNLVIAGLVSRLWVLYKGVLKRLTSLYEPLFGLLQEVSKIQPMPYFKNFTFPSDITKFLGQSYIEVFSKKMSTAFESKGVTKLLNKLFSNKDQSSKFKEETLCRMSKETKHLNTSIQNSMDLGQPLKNKKIFKVKSSEFDVRAFCKQQKHGTIQEMNSHFKCYQSKLKATKQPSWKAEETPCVKSFVQRFQEVESFTQLSEEIQKAILWCKSKNFKAQTTFLRNKLLKSNRLKHVVTQDYSLPKKLKCIKTSICNCLLRSSGIKTSKHPLRQRPQNKFLRRQRKPQRKMQATLLMEIQQSSKEIQGTTDICKWRDSSQTLLRPKLYPDRKLLLSNRLFSPATQTPQKQISENLTESIGNEMESHTMMHINKRNTPGTIKKTDDIDDIFALMGV; this is translated from the exons CTTGACAGTGAAACATCTAGGTTTGCaagaattcattattttaaaccTTGTGATAGCTGGACTGGTGAGCAGGTTATG GGTTCTCTATAAAGGTGTTTTGAAAAGACTGACTTCTTTATATGAACCATTGTTTGGATTGCTTCAAGAGGTTTCTAAGATTCAACCAATGCCTTACTTCAAAAATTTTACCTTTCCTTCTGATATTACCAAATTTTTAGGACAAtcttatatcgaggtctttagTAAAAAAATGTCTACAGCTTTTGAATCTAAAGGAGTAACTAAATTGctaaataaattgttttcaaataaagATCAGTCATCAAAGTTCAAGGAAGAAACTTTATGTAGAATGTCCAAAGAAACTAAACATCTGAATACCAGTATACAGAATAGCATGGATCTTGGGCAGCcattaaagaataagaaaatcttCAAAG TGAAATCATCAGAGTTCGATGTGAGGGCTTTctgcaaacaacaaaaacacgGAACTATTCAG GAAATGAATTCTCATTTTAAATGTTATCAATCCAAACTAAAGGCAACCAAACAGCCTTCTTGGAAAGCAGAAGAAACTCCTTGTGTCAAAAGTTTTGTGCAAAGATTCCAAGAAGTTGAGTCTTTTACACAACTGTCTGAAGAAATCCAAAAGGCAATTCTCTGGTGCAAGAGCAAAAATTTCAAGGCTCAGACCACATTTCTGCGGAacaaacttcttaaaagtaacCGGCTGAAACATGTAGTCACTCAAGACTATAG TTTACCAAAGAAACTGAAGTGCATAAAAACATCGATTTGCAACTGTCTCCTTCGCAGCTCAGGTATCAAAACTTCAAAGCATCCTCTGAGGCAAAGACCACAGAATAAATTTTTACGAAGACAGaggaaaccacaaagaaagatgcaGGCAACTCTTCTAATGGAAATTCAGCAATCCTCCAAAGAGATTCAGGGCACTACAGATATCTGTAAATGGAGAGATTCAAGCCAGACATTGCTTAGACCTAAGCTCTACCCTGACAGGAAGCTGCTCTTAAGTAACAGACTTTTCAGTCCTGCCACCCAAACTCCACAAAAACAAATTTCTGAAAATCTTACAGAAAGCATTGGCAATGAAATGGAGTCACATACAATGATGCACATAAACAAACGTAATACTCCAGGAACCATTAAGAAGACTGATGACATCGATGATATTTTTGCCTTAATGGGAGTTTAG